The Methanocella arvoryzae MRE50 DNA window CTTCTTCGCCCTGGTTGATCTTGCCCTGCAGGTCTTCCGGGATCTCGAGCTCGAAGGTCGAGTAGTCGGCGGTGTCCATCAGCTGAGCCATGTTGCCGGCGATGGAGATGACCTGGGCGTTCTTCCTCTCGACGATGGGGACGTAGATCTTGGCGTCGACCGGCTGCACGATGGACCTCTTGGAGCCGTCGAACAGGCCGATGGCATCCACACGAGCCTTGGCTGCGCCGTGCTTGCCGGGCTTAGAGTGCTGCACAGAGACGATCTGGCAGGGCTCGTCATCGATGATTACGAATTTTCCTTCCTTCAGCGACTTAACTTCAGACTGCTGCTTCATGATAATTCACTCCATATTTATGGGATCTCTGATGAGATTTAAAGGCCTTGATATTGATATTTTA harbors:
- a CDS encoding translation initiation factor IF-5A, with amino-acid sequence MKQQSEVKSLKEGKFVIIDDEPCQIVSVQHSKPGKHGAAKARVDAIGLFDGSKRSIVQPVDAKIYVPIVERKNAQVISIAGNMAQLMDTADYSTFELEIPEDLQGKINQGEEVQYMAAMGKLKFSIRQ